In Ischnura elegans chromosome 3, ioIscEleg1.1, whole genome shotgun sequence, the sequence GTAGCAACATTCAAATTTTACAAGTACATTCAGGTGATGTAAAACTGAACGGGTTAATGGAAACTACACAACAGTAAAAAAAACCTGTGATATAAAAATTTACTGTGAATTGTTATTAATTCATCAAGTTTCAGCCTGACAGTCttttaataaacttttaaaaaagatACTTAGAacgaatatttattgaaatagtgATTAAATACACGTACAAGAATACAAACCATAAAAGATTGAACTTACCTGCTCTTGTCGGTGATTTCCTTTTGCATCATTCTGAGTTTGGCTGGTGGAATATACGCTCCACCAGTTCTGGTGGTCAGTATGTCAACATTCTTCTTCTTCGGCTCCGCTGGTTTCGGCTGTTCTTCATTCACACTTTCTGGACCAGTGATCTcttctttatttgtttttctattttcttcccCACTTCTACCTTTGGAGGCGTTGTCCACGTTTTCTTGTTTTTCTCTCGAATCATCTTTATCGGCTCGAGTTTTTTTGCGATCATTTTCTTTGTCTTCTGATAAACTTCTATCTCTTCTCTTGCCCGATTTTCGTTCCCCATCATGTCCCCTCCCTCGCTCTTCTTCTTGGTAACGACTTTCATCCCGAAAACGTTCGTCGTCTCTAGACCATCCTTCCTCCCTCCTGCCACTTCTGTTGTTACGCCAGTCCCAATCTTTGTTTCTACTCCTGTTACTTCCTCTACTTTCACCGTAATAGCGTTCACTAGGAATGTATGAATTCCAGTAACCTTCGTCTCTTTTCCTATATCCTCTTTCCTCTCGGTCTCTCACTTTATCACGCCTACTTCTACCATCTTTCTCGTATGAGTCCCTTCTCCGACGTGGTCGGTCTTCAGATTCGGATACAGAATCATTTCTTCTATCACTGTCTTCTCCATCTGACCTACGTCGCTCATTGCGTCGACCTCGATCTCTACTTCTGATTCTGGATCCACTGGAACTTTTTTCCTCTAATCTACTTTCTCTCTTTTTATCATCAGAGGAATTATTACCTTTAACCACAACTGCACTGCCAAGCTTGGTTCTCGATTCCCTATAGTTCTTTTCACTTTTTGTAGAAGATGCATCACTTTCTTCTGAGCCACTCTCCGTATCAACTTCTCTCCGTTTCACCAACACTCCCCCTGAGCTCATTTTATACAATACTTGTGAAATCCAGGCTTTAATAGAATAGCTAGAAAAATATTCCCTTAGGCACAAGAAACGCAAGTAACAAACATGAAGTTGCAAGACGTTCACAGAGCCAACGAAGAACGACTAATGTCTCGGCGTATTTGTGTAGATTAGCCACCAAAAAAAGTATTACGGCTACAAACAACTTTCCCTCAAGGTATAAGTCACTTACATATTCATCTACAGGGGGAAATATGAGTATCTTTTGACATTTTTCTGCCAATCACACGATCTGAAAGCGACGAAACCAAAACAATTTTAGTATAACAAAGCAATAACGACATATCGGACATATCTACTTCGGGACCGCGACCACTGCTGGCGACTGGCGTTGTAGCATGTTAAGGCGCTGAATTTGAAAGAGAAGACTTATTACGAGGAATGTACTAATTACATACAGAAATAAAATCAGGACCTATGGCGCCTAGAAAGGGAGAGAAAGGTGAGCCATACCCATCTCAAGAGACGCGAACCTCTACAGCctgaatttttgaagaataaaagtTAAGCGCTGATCGCTGTTAACATCATTGGAATATGCACAAAATGACGTATCTTCTCAACATCGTAGTCTAACTGAAGCATGGAGATTAAGGAAAAGATAATGGCCAATAAATTGACACATATTAAAGTCTGTTTTATGTCATTATCTTCTCATAGATGGCCATGGATCCAGATTTGCTGAGTTGGCCTACTGACAGTTTCAGAGGATGCTTCTCTAGATGTGCAAATTATTTTGTAAGTTTCCCTGTAtcttctgtattttggaggatgAACATATGAACAGCTGACAGGGATGACCTCACTTGATTTCATCCATCTGACCATTGTGACATTATTAGTTCACTTCGTTACCATTCATGCCATACGTTCATACGCAGATGAACCCAAAGTGCTGTGCAAAATTGTAAATggttcatgatttttaaaatttatttatcatacagTTAAAGTTTTCAAGGTCATCAGTATTAATATGGAACTCACGTGAAAGGCTAAATCAGGGCTAAATATAACCAAAAGGAAAGCGCACGATCAGATAATGTCTTATATAGAATACTAAATGGAATTGTTTGAATGGATGAAGAAGATGATGATAAACATCAATCAAGGGGCAGATTTTCCATTTAGTTTTCTGTCTTTAAGACGGATTGGAATAATATTGAATCAAATGCTATGAAGCCAACATTAGTGATGCAGCCATAAAAATAGATCTGCTGCCCccactataattttttattggacaTAATTGCCTCAAAGAACACAGAAGTACAATACAGCATACACAGTATTCCTAGTGATtgcatgaaatataaaatgtgatAGGATGGAGGATTTGCCTTTGACATTTACTGATGACATGGTATTCCTTTCTACAATTAATGCACTGACAATTCCCAGAAAACCCTTGTGTTCTTTTCATTCTCTCTTTAAGTTTTTCcaaaaaatcctaagatttacTGTCCATCATTAGTTTTAAATTCTGGAAAGCTTGAATTATTGGTTTAGTGCTAATACTGTCAAGTAATACTTTCAaattgcattggaaatttttttcctcagttcaATGGTTATCCTAATGTTTTTAATCGGAATGttttgatgaagataaaattttttctttaagataCTCTTCAACCATTAAATGTCTATGAATACCTATGTATAGCCACAATTTCCATGGAACGAAGTAAGATGAATGTAGTTAGTAGAATATACAAAGCGAATAGGGCATTCCTTAAAAAGGGTGAATCTCTTGACAGAGGGGAATAAAAGTATTGATGTAAGGAAGCCATTCATTAGGACTTACATTTGAGCATGATTCTTTATGGTACTTAGTAAGCAGGGATGATGAAGGTTTGGGGAAATTCTTCCTCTgcaaaatagttatttattttacaaaagagACCCACTATGATTATTACCAATTGAAATGCAAGGCAACATTGTAAGCAATTATTTAAGGAGCTAGGTAATATGAAATTGTTTGACCAACATATATTTAAATGTCTAATTTATGTAAGATCAAACCTTGACTGCCATAAAACTAGTGATAATGTCCAACATCATAACACAAGCATAAGCAAagaccatgccatacaatggaaggagacgaaactgctatgccgggcacatggctactgggaccgccttgtcaaggaagccattcagatccgcatcaaccgcaacaaccTCAACAGAGACACTGtcttccaaatcagcaatgcttcttgaccaataatgaagtctcttatatacaacaaaaatggcaGGAAAAGCACAACACGTGTGAACCAATCCAGTTACACCTGACCACGGATGGAGTGTATATGAACTGGACAAATTTCGAAGACTGGCAtttggaagatcccctgaggatgatcaacaagtcgctgatcgaaccgtcgggagacatggatgacatcaaccggtggaaaaccagagaaacttttctgcaactgataagccaggaaaacctaagatcatacatcataACAAAAggtttagaaataatttaatatggcCTCTATGTAGACTGTCAAACAACAAATTCTTTTGACTATGTCAAACTTTGCCTTTTTATCCACTTACCCATGAGGCCAGAGATTCTGCATTAAGTTTAACCCTTTTACTgacagcccatttcaggtgggatgtacgaagactgccaaggctattttccggaattagcaacatttcagatttaaaaatttttcagctacttaattttatttaatacgtctagattttttttccaattcttaagatataattacatcttataaccatagatagattatgggggtttacataaattgcagccattgaaaaggccacaatcacaaaaaaagtgaaataattcaggccgataaatcggcccctggcagttttcgctcaaccagtgagggccgatatatcggcccggtggcagtaatgCATGCTCTCCACTCGTGGATATTGAGTCAAGCATTCTATGTAGGTATTCACAAAATGAGTTTTTGTAGAGCAATACTATTTGGGCCAGCTGCCATTCCAAAATCTCATAATTTGTAGTGtgtattgatttattttgatgaaaattatgtaaGTTATTATGTACATATGGTGTTTTTGAAGTATAACAAATAGTAACCCTACTGTGGAGAACAACTGTGTGCTGCATatggtgaaattttttaataatttttcaatgactCTGACGTGCTGAGGAGTGGGTCTTCATAACAGTATTATGGCTGGAGTGGTACAGAATGTCAATGAAATTATAAAGAGGATGAAAAGCAAAATTTCCTCCCTGCACCAATTGGCACAGTGGATACATAGACCAATAAAAATTTCCGATACACTTCAACGCCTATTCAAGGGTGTATTATTGTGCACAAAAATATGCAACTCTTAATTTAATTCCTATTACGAttgttaattttatgataaaaatttttcagctttgGCCTTTCTCGTCAAACAATCACCATGAAAAACCATATTGATTTCATATTGATCAACTCAAAagacaaggaaaaattattaccaaaacAATCAAGGAAAAGacttatttttataagttatttcttttatttaattgataaaaaagctCATTACTCTTATCATTCTTCATTATTCACATTCATTCTTGACATCCAGACAGTGTTAATTGATTTCAATTtacatttacataaataatatacCAGTCCATTCTGGACGCTACAGCACAATGATTGTTAACTTTGAGATCATTTAACCAGAAGAGAATTTGGAATTATACAGGGAAAAGAGCTGTACCTTATTTAAATCACAAATTAACTACTGTGCTGcatttaatgaaaagaaatatcaCCCATCACATTTGCAAGAAGTAAATACTATTTTGGAGCACTCATGACTATAAAATTAGactctgtgaaataaaaaaacattgtgattgaaattttttaaaataaatttgctttcaaATCCGcatttgtacattatttttaatatatttcagaAGAAGGAAGGACTATTTTTATGAACTAGCAGTACAGAGAAAATCAATGTTTTAGGGCCATTAAATGTGAAGAACTGCTACAGCAATGTTGATTCATAGGCCATTATTACAtaatatgaatttaaaagaagaaatattacaTGACATAATTGcagctttgaaaataaaaagaaatcataTAAAAAGTATTAGTGGAGGTAAATCACTTGATGTGGTCCACTTTATCAATAACACAACATTAAGTtcaagtaaattaataaaattaaaaaaaaataacgacaACCTCAGGAGATATTGATTTCTCATCTCATTACAATCCAATTCATAGATTTTTAGACCTTTATACATAatataatagaatttaaaaattaaagagtaTATGACTATTTACCACAATCTTTGGAGCTAAGTAATGCTCACAAACTGCTTGGAATGGAGGCATCCATAAAATCATTGTAGCAAGTTGTTTCATACCATGCACTCAAGATTATCACGCAAGGATGGCCAAAAGAGGATTATTACTGGAACTAAAGCCATTGGATCAAGATGAACACTTCTTAGAGAACAAATGTGAAGTACCCATCACAGAGACATAGCTCACAGAAGAAAATGCGTCATGGCAAAAAATTATGAAGCCTCATTCACCATGTAATCCATTCTCATACATGCAAATagataaaactattatttcattagTTAGCCAATCACATGAACTGCCTGTTTTTGTTTTATGGGACGGAAATTCAGAAAAGGCTTTAGAGGGAATCTCTTGTACAGAGACGAAGAAAATAAAGCATGCCCTTACACAGGAACATCAAAGAAGCAAACTGTCCACTCaggtgcataaaaataaaacaattctcaTCCCTTAGACAGAGTTCAGTAACGAAATTTGCCTCATGCAAGCACCACACCCAGGGCAATCAAGTGTAAGATAAATAATGCTCCGACAGTCTAACactcaaataataattattagcaGACTGAGATTTATTCATGCATACTGAGAATTGTGATAATTACTCTGCCATGCAAATGCACCCAGAATCAATTTTATCCAGCACAGTAATAGAGCATCACAACTGATGAAACTATTTCATGTAATCTGCGAGAATTTTGACCCAATCTGAAGAGATAAAGCTAAATGCAAGTTAAGATTACTCACGTTCATCATAAATGTATATCACTGGAGATTTATCGAAAATATCATTAAACACACTCAAGAAAGGATGCCTCACTGAAAGACAGAACTCACACTCACTTCCCTATCAGTCATTTCACAATACGAAGTAGCTGGAAAAAACACTAACTCTCACAGGGATTCATTCCTTAAATATAAGTCCAGGTAAAGAGTATAGAAAATAAGTGTCATCCCCTGGCAACCACAATTGACTACTTGCATCTCCTTCCCCTCGGCGAGATGGGCAAGAGAAGACAAAATGGAAGTCCTTCAGGAGAGTATTGCAATGCTTCTGCGAGCCGCGCCGCCCCCACAAccacccccgccccctcccccactGCCCCCGCCACCAGCCACATTGTCCAGGGAAGTCCAACGCTTGAGCTGGAGGACGCGGTGCCCAGCACCGTGGACTGCACCGGGGTTTGCCGGCGATGAGCTTTGGTGGTGCTGAACCCCCACAGGAGGTGGCAAGAGGCCAATTGGATCGCCATCCTCTCCCCAACCACATCCCACAACCCTCGACATGGCCTCCAGCCGACGAGCCCTCTCTTTGCTCAGCGGCTCACCCCAAGTGGCTGGGAAAGAGAGGTCATTCGCCTCGGCCAGTGTGCGCAGGTCAAAGTAGTACTTGGCATAGACACTCGACGGCACATTAATGTTGAACTGCAGCATCTCCAAAAACTGACGCTCCAATTCATTCCTGTAAAAAGAGAGTACAGATGCAAAACGAGCAACAGCTCAATGAGAGGGTAGGTTTTTTCAAACTTTGAAGACCAATTagggaaaaatttaaaagagaaataagaagaaaataaatggaaataaatattagcgtggaagaaggaaagaaaaaactaattaatgaTCGAATTAAATTATCATCGGGAGAGAGGTAGAGCACTCCATCTACCTCTCTCCCGATGTTTCAATCGAAgacttttccatcgtcatcatggCCATTGATACCCACTGGGTGTTATTAGCTGTGTTTATAAAATTGTCTCTTTTTCCCTCCAGACTTTTACATTGAAAGTAGTTATTTGCTTTGCCATTTCCACGCTActatttatttaggattatggCGCGACTAATTTACTATTATGGTGATATTACTTACATGTCCTCTACAGTGATCTCTTTGAGAATTTGGCAGTAATCCACATTCCACACAGCCTGATCATCCCAAACTTTTGAAGCAAGCAGGATAGCGCCTAGAACTATTCTTTTCCAGTTTGCAGGGGTAATGTCTACCTCAGCATACGTTAATAACCTAGGGAaagataagaaatttttaaataaatataccttTCCAGTCAAGCAATACAGGCAAAAGCAAATTTAACTACACGTGGATTCAGTTTCGCttatttaaatttgagaaaatagtAAGAACAAAGAATGAAACATAATATCTATAAGTCAAATAATTTACAtaccaatttaaattattatttatatatttcatatgttatttatatttgttCTATATACTGTATACATATGTTCTGATAAAAGCTATTTAGCTGAGAGATATGTACATCAGCTTGCACACATGCACCCCTGATGATCACATTTAAAGCTGATATTTTTAGTATGGAAACTTTCAACCTCTTTCACATCCTACCTCTCCAAATAAACCAGAGTAATGATGGCACATTCCGCAGTCAGCTGCGCCGCATTGAAAAGGGTGCGCACAAATTTGTAAATCTGGCGATGCTCTGGATTGTGCTTTGCATAATCTTCAGGAACTGGCTCTCGCTATGAAAATTAGAAGAAATTTGATGAAACATGGCAAGTATCTGAAGCACCCCAATTCACATACATTTAACACTTTTTGAGTGTTAATCTGATACACATGCTAACTAGTTTAATACTGCTCATTCTTACAACACTGAAAGACAACTATTTATCAGATCATATAAAAGAATACCAtcttccataatttttaattttccgacTTTTGCAATTAACATAAACATGTTACACAATTAATTCATCCTTTACTAATCTGGTAATACTTTACATTAATCAAGAAAACCTTCCAAAGAAATTTTGGATAATAATCTCATTGTCAAAATCTCTTATAGTATACAATAAATAATTGGAAGTATAAGATAATAAATCTGGACCTACCTACAAACTGGCAAATCAACTCTTTCCTACTTGACCCACCCACATTAGGAAAAAATGCCTAAGAGTAATTTAAGAAGCTCAAAGATACAGTGATGCCACTTCAAACTCAAATTACGAGGATTCAAGACCACTAATTGATTCAACAATACAGTTCCCTAAAATCGGTGTCCTGAACACAAGTAACAATAGATcatcccaaaaggaaaaaaaaacaacccagcaacttttgaagaaatttaatcCCTAATTGAATCATGCatcatagaaattaatttcaggACTAAAAAGGTCTTTCGATAGGATTGATGAATTCATGACTCAAGCCTTTCAATTGCAGCAAGTGAAAGATGCATGCATATAAAAGcacaaatttcaaatcaaaattataatatcaatGTCATTGTGACACAGGGATCATTCCATAAGTCATCAACATAAAAGAGAGGAGGAAAGTCCAATAAAACTATGAATGACTAAGAAATAACAGCTTGAAAATCCTAATTTGTATTGGCTATGATACCCAGAACATCCTCGCTCTTCTACTATTCATAACATCAATCATTCTAGCTTGGAAAACATGCCTAGCAATGATTCATCCCAAGAATTTTCTATTGCTTCAAAAGGCTATTTGCAAACCCTTATATAAAAATAAGAACACCTTAGAATCTCAGAGATAGGAAATACACTACTAGACAGTATGAATACAATATTATAATACCAACCAACAAATCACAGTcgcttcataaaattaaaaaacttttaatttgaaagaaTCAATTTAGCCCATTACATCTGTTGGACTTCATTGTAATATGGACACACATAGGATTACTCACAGTTAAGGGATGAgccttttcatcaaaaatgtccAAATGCCTGTTGGAAGTCCTGTTTGCAATATGATAGTAAATAGCTAAAGCTACACATTTGACAGTACTTTTCAGATTTGGTTGAGATACTGTACTGTCATCTAAATATATAGTAGAACATGAGCTGCTCTTTTTCCATGGCCTCGACTCAATCACCTAAAAAATATGAGAAAGCAGTGAGCAACACACAAATTTATATAATTGGATAGATACATAACTGACATCACAAAATGCACTAACTCGAAACTTACATGGTTCTGACTTCTTTTGCGAACCAGTCCATCTGCAGAAAGAGAAGATATttccaaaatcaatgtaaattttaacacaaggaatgaaataataaattttaaaatttgattaattgaACAAACACTCACAGTAAATATTACAATTGCGcttaattggaattaaaatacatttctacTAAATGCAGACTAAAATGTAAGAATGTCATGAAAAGAAACTCCTAGAATACAGCGGAAATATGTCAAATACAGTGCAaactcgatataacgacaccccacggtgcagtAATAAACattcgctatagcgaattgtcgctttaccggaggtggagcaaataatagccaatatacctgttgtgaacagatatacaggaacaggagtggtgtggcgacagataaacattatccgataaacgtaagcataaatccaggcgaaaggcgatgtttttttgcatcactaaatatccttactcaaataacgactaactattcaaacaatttataagcgccgcactgaataaaaatcatgcaaagcattgtttcgtcaatcattatatttatcgaacgacagtttaccacataaatttgagactgagcactccattaacttcatttctaacagatcgctagcaattacagaggttaaggagtcttgatgaaagtcttccggcggtgaaaccctcgctatggcgagagccaacaccgaaagggtctcctaaaaacaaattttttgacacgcttattatagggtcaattgacggtgcatcggccatctctcgtaatagcgggggtgtcgctatagcctgtactcgctttaatgaggttccactgtacttcgaaatatttttcaagtaaaatgccaaaaaaaaaatattttagctattttaaCTTTTCTATAACCTACACTATCACAGAGgagaataaatacatatatgGAATTTGCATTGGAAATCAAAACAGTTTAatgatttaaatacaaaataagaaaacaaaagtagtttctgaaaaaaatattttttcctggatTTGAATAATCAAGAAAACTGGCACATGAAATCTTCACTTGGTGACTTATGTACAGAAAGAAGCCATAGACTGATGTTTAATTTGTCTTAGGCAAAGATTCTCAAAGTGTGCATACATCAACAAAATTTGACTTGTTTAATAGCTGACATTTGACCATGTCAATTGCATACATAATTTGGTAAATGAATATCATAGATTGCTACCCAGGAAAAGAGACTATGACCTTTTCTGGATCGTTTTATCTCTCACGCAGAGGTTCATAAAATGAAGATGCTGGACTGTTTAGCAATTCTCATTTAGGTAAAATGAGGAGTGGCATTGAAATGATATGAAAAGACCACCAATGCTTCTAAATTCATTTGAAAGCAAACAGATAAGATTTCTCCAAGCATCAAAAACAAACCAGCTTCTCCAGTGAGTGTAAACCTAAAATGATGCAAGTAAAGCACAATGTCAGTCTACCTGGTGCAGCAGCTAGAGTTTGTGAAACAAAAAAACCACAAATTAGCAAACAAAACTCTTTTCATCATGTACTACACTCAATTAGATATGTTTACAGTGTCCGAGGCAATCCCACTTTCACCAATGGACTCGtaatccaattttattttactctaaatATCAACTGAGTTTGAAACACATATGGAGCCAATTTTTCTACATCTTGATTCAATGCCAACCTCTAGAGCTATTCACAATGCAAAATCGACAGCCTTGAGCCGAAAATAGAAATAGTTTCCCCTAAAACTTTGTCACGACTCAAACAGAATTTGAGATTCTATGTCCACATATCAAAAGATTCAAAGTGCGACAATCGCAGTTTACAGGGCTGTGACAAGGCTGCTGTTTAATTTATAAGTAGTGGTTTGAGAGGTGGTGACATCTTCTATtgcaaatgacaaaatattttctccacaaTACTGCCTAAGGAGCTTTCTCAACCAATCCAAGAGACGATAACTTTGCCTCCTCCTCCTGTTGGGGTTTCTTTCTCTCTGTCCTGGCAGCCAGCATGCCATGAGCAACGAGGAACAAGTTACAACAGGGAGACTACAAGGTATGCCAAACGTCTCTCAAGTATTGAACATgtgatttctgagggatattaaaTGTGTAGTGCTGGAAATCAATCCCAATTGCATTTAGGTTATTTTTACTCCTCAccaattttgtcaatttttttcctccaaccaTGTGCATCACACCCTTAACCGTATTACAGATGAGTCGATGATGTCAACAACATCTGATTGAACAAGTCACCATGTTTGGCTACCCCAGGACATCGCACATAACCCTTGCATGATTCGTTGTATTTTATTCTCTTGTATGAAACTCTTTCCTTCAATAACTATTTTTCTCCGAATGAGTAAAATCAATGAGCCAAAACTCTAATGACATCAACTACTCATGAAAAGAGGGCAACAactttcgaattttttttattttgaacttgaACACACAGgagtggctgaatgaggaagttaatttttccattgtaaCTTGTCTTGCAGTAATAGTAAGGTAGCTGCACgaattattgaaatatgtaaCTGATATGATACCTAGCATCAGttccatttcaaaaatgaaaagtgacaggaaaatattacttttgaaaaatttgatgTTGCAAATCAGTTGTATTGACATGAACCATAAGTGCTACCAAAGCTTCAATGTGTTCAGCTAAGGTAAGCACCAACTGAAAAGCCATTGGCTAAGGATTcaaatcatggaaaaatattttatgtcatgATAAATGTTTATAATGTGGTTTGAATAGTAAATGATCGCCTATTTTGGTGAAAATTGTTAGTACAACCCTATTTAATGCAAGTTTTAGACTAAATAAAGTAACGTAATATCCATTTAGGGTCTTTAAGGATTATCTCGAGCGAAATAACTACGTCCAATGTAACTGTGAACAATGTATCCATTTATTGAGGCACGAATAGAAGTGTGTCGCACTCAGAAAATAGGCGAGTTGCAATGGCCGCAGACCCAGTCACTGGTTCGCATTATGGCTGGCAGGTCTAACTCACATGGGCTCCCGGACGCTACTTTCTAGATAAGGGTGCCAAATTCCTAGGGTCCTCCACCCATCCCTCCAGGCGGTACTGCCAATTGGCTATAGCAGGCAATGATTTGAATGCTACAATCCCTTATATCTAtcgaattctttaaatgaattgcaattttggaACTGAGTGAATAACATCATTCCACGCACCTGCCTGGCCTCTCTGGCTCTCTTACCCTTCCATCAAAACCCACTCCACCGCTTTACCCACGATATGCAACCATGGGGATTTTTACAATGTGACTCTACCAAGCAAAACTTGGTTTA encodes:
- the LOC124155787 gene encoding cyclin-Y-like protein 1 isoform X1 yields the protein MIQVPPQPGSCLRSPRFSSQSQMDSGTNKMGNKQSCCKCSTPVGGVRRGSLGDHATSGAGGSSGVSLVTSGCRNLNRVPNSGSWYGAVRLQDSLQEGEESTGNLQHISEREPEDWQADPSLHPKAATIFLERSRASVHNGLVRKRSQNHVIESRPWKKSSSCSTIYLDDSTVSQPNLKSTVKCVALAIYYHIANRTSNRHLDIFDEKAHPLTREPVPEDYAKHNPEHRQIYKFVRTLFNAAQLTAECAIITLVYLERLLTYAEVDITPANWKRIVLGAILLASKVWDDQAVWNVDYCQILKEITVEDMNELERQFLEMLQFNINVPSSVYAKYYFDLRTLAEANDLSFPATWGEPLSKERARRLEAMSRVVGCGWGEDGDPIGLLPPPVGVQHHQSSSPANPGAVHGAGHRVLQLKRWTSLDNVAGGGGSGGGGGGGCGGGAARRSIAILS
- the LOC124155787 gene encoding cyclin-Y-like protein 1 isoform X2 produces the protein MGNKQSCCKCSTPVGGVRRGSLGDHATSGAGGSSGVSLVTSGCRNLNRVPNSGSWYGAVRLQDSLQEGEESTGNLQHISEREPEDWQADPSLHPKAATIFLERSRASVHNGLVRKRSQNHVIESRPWKKSSSCSTIYLDDSTVSQPNLKSTVKCVALAIYYHIANRTSNRHLDIFDEKAHPLTREPVPEDYAKHNPEHRQIYKFVRTLFNAAQLTAECAIITLVYLERLLTYAEVDITPANWKRIVLGAILLASKVWDDQAVWNVDYCQILKEITVEDMNELERQFLEMLQFNINVPSSVYAKYYFDLRTLAEANDLSFPATWGEPLSKERARRLEAMSRVVGCGWGEDGDPIGLLPPPVGVQHHQSSSPANPGAVHGAGHRVLQLKRWTSLDNVAGGGGSGGGGGGGCGGGAARRSIAILS